CATTTAATACAGGGCAATTTTATAAAGGAACATTAAGATCTGGGCAGTTATTAGAAGTAGAAAACAGCATTATTGTGATTGGTGATATTAATCCAGGAGCTAAAATTATTTCTAAAGGCAATATAATTGTTATCGGATCATTAAAAGGAACAGTTTATGCAGGAGCTGGTGGCAATGAAAATGCATTTGTAGTTGCATTAGAAATGTTGCCTATGCAGATAAAAATTGGTGACATAATAGCTAGATCGCCAGACAATCAAAGTATGGCACCAAAAACCAATAAGGATCCGCACATTGCTTTTGTAGACCAAGGCAACATATTTATAGAACCACTAAGTAAAAACATAATCAACGAAATAAATTTAATGTAATTAAAATAAGTAATGCATTATGTGTAAAAATTTGGTAAAATAATATTGAAAACAATATCGGGGAGGAATGCTTTCATGGGAGAAGTCATTGTAATAACTTCAGGTAAAGGTGGAGTTGGAAAAACTACAACTTCTGCAAATATAGGAACAGGCTTAGCGATGCTAGATAAAAAAGTTGTTTTAATAGATGCAGATATTGGCCTTAGAAACTTAGACGTGGTTTTAGGGTTAGAAAATAGAATTGTTTATAATTTAATTGATGTTATCGAAGGTAACTGTAGATTAAGACAAGCTTTAATTAAAGATAAGAAATACAGTAATCTTCATTTATTACCAGCAGCACAAACAAAAGACAAGGCAGCTGTTACACCAGAGCAAATGCTAAAGTTAACGGAAAGTTTAAAAGAGGAATTTGATTATATTATTATTGATTGTCCAGCAGGTATAGAGCAAGGGTTTAAAAATGCAATTGCTGGAGCAGATAAAGCGTTAGTTGTAACAACACCAGAAGTATCTGCTATTCGAGATGCGGATAGAATCATAGGTCTTTTAGAGGCAAATGAAATAAGAAATTCAAGATTAATTGTTAACAGGTTGCGTATGGATATGATTAGACGCGGCGATATGATGAATATTAATGATGTAGTAGAAATACTGGCAATTGATTTAATTGGTGCCGTACCAGATGATGAGAATGTTGTTATTTCTACAAATAATGGCGAACCATTAGTAGGTAATGAGACACTATCAGGAAAAGCTTTTATGAACATTTGTAAAAGAATAACAGGTGAAGACATACCCATTATTGATTTTGATGGTGAAAAAAGCTTCATGAAGAAACTAAGAAATATGATGAAATTTGGAAATTAAGGAGGGATGATATGTCACTATCAAACTTACTCAATCGAAAGTCATCAAGTTCGACGGCAAAAGATAGACTAAAATTGTTATTGATACATGACAGAGCAAATTGTTCACCAGAAGTATTGGAAATGTTAAAATCAGATATTATTAACGTTATTAGTGATTATATGGAGATTGATAAAGAAGGCTTGGAGTTTGAGATTACACAAACCCAATCTGACTCTTCAGATGCTTCAGTTCCAGCTTTATATGCTAATATTCCTATAAAAAGCATGCGAAGCATGTATAAGAAGTAGGAGTGTAATAATTGTTTAGAAACTACGATTTTAGAAGATATGATTTTTTATTGGCGTTATTGGTTATTGGAGTGGCAATATTTGGGATTATTGCCATATCCAGTGCGTCTGAAGATGAATTTTATAAAAGACAAATTTTAGGTTTGCTTTTAGGGATTATTGCAATGGTTGTAATGTCCTTAATCGACTATAAGTTAATTGGCAAGTTTTACTGGGTTATTTATTTTGTTAACATTGGTTTATTGCTATATGTTTTGGCTTTTGGTCATACTGTAAATAATGCAACAAGGTGGATTAACTTAGAGTTTATTAATATACAACCCTCGGAGTTTAGTAAAATATTTATGACTATTTTTATTGCTGTGTATCTACATAAGAATAAGGATAGGATTAATAATTTTATTGTATTAATAGGGTTAGGTGTATTGGTAGCAATACCTACCTTTCTAATTAGTCAGCAGCCAGATTTGTCAACCAGTTTGGTTTTAATGTTCATATTGGTGATGATGATATTTGTTGCAGGCATCAATTACAAATATATTCTAATCGCTTTAGGCTTATTAATCCCTGCAGTTATTACATTATTTTGGTATGTTGAACAACCGGATCAAAGACTGCTTGAAGATTATCAAGTTAGACGAATTATGTCTATACGATATCCAGAAGATTATCTATTAGAAGAAGGTTGGCAACAGTTTAATTCCATATCTGCTATTGGGTCTGGTCAATTACATGGAAAAGGTATTGCAAGTGGTGAAGTAACTTCGGTGAATAATGCAAATTACTTATCAGAACCACAAACCGATTTTATTTTTGCTATTATAGGAGAAGAATTAGGATTTATAGGAACCAGTTTGTTATTAATAGTATTGCTTACAATACTATTAAAATGTATACTTATAGCCAAAGACGCGACAGATATGTATGGGGTCTTAATCGTCGTTGGTGTTGTATCGATCATATTGTTTCAAACCTTTGTCAATGTTGGTGTAGCAACAGCATTGCTTCCTAATACAGGAATACCATTACCTTTTGTTAGTTATGGCATTAGTTCTTTGGTTAGTACAATGATGGGTATTGGCATAATACTGAATATAAGTATGCAAAGAAAAAGTTTATTTAAAAGGGGGTAATTGATTCAATGAATATAGGTTTAATCGCTCATGATACTAAAAAAAAGCTTATGCAAAATTTTTGCATTGCTTATAGAAACATTTTAAGTCAGAATGAGTTATATGCTACAGGCACAACGGGTAGATTAATTGAAGAAGTAACAAACCTAACGGTTCATAAATATTTAGCAGGGCATCTAGGAGGAGAACAGCAATTAGGTGCGCAAATTGCACATAATCAAATTGATATGGTGATATTTTTAAGAGATCCATTGTCACCAAAATCCCATGAACCAGATGTTGGTGCCGTTATGCGTTTATGTGATGTGCATAATATTCCATTAGGCACTAACTTAGCAACAGCAGAATTGTTAATTAAGGCTCTTGATAGAGGAGATCTGGATTGGCGCAATATTTTAAAATAAACTATCACTCTTGCTTATAAGCAAGAGTGATATTACATATACGACACATTAATCAAAGGATATAAGTGGTTTTATATTTTTTTGTGATAACATAAGCCATTACAAAAAATAAAAAAAGAGTTGGGGGATTGATTTAATGTTTTGTAAAAATTGTGGTAAGGCCGTAAAAAAGGATGGTAAATTTTGTAATCACTGCGGTACAAAAGTAGAGGGCAAAATCCAAAAACACAATGAAGAAAGTAGCAACACTTTAGAAGGCTATACCTTTAACCAAGAAACTTTATGGATGGCTCTTAAAATTACTTCTGTTAGTTTAGGAGTCACTTTTTTTCTATCTACACTTGTGAGTTTAATATATTTTTGGATACAAAAATCCAATGCCTTTATGAGCCGTTCCTATGAAGTTTTTGATATTGTTAACGTAATGAATCATTCATTATTTAACAAGTTGACAATGAATGGTGATGGTCAAGTCATTCGTTTTTTAGTCTTATTACTTATTCCTATTTTAGCTATTTTTATTGGGTATAAGATTTTTTATAGAAAAAGTGAATTGATATTAGATGGCATTTTGGCATTATGCAATGGATTGTTTTTTTCTATAATTAACTTAATCATTACATTGATTATAAGAAGCGAGAATATGACGTATGCTTCATTCTATACTTTTTTTAATACTTTTTTTATCGTTGCAGTGATTAGTTTTGTTTTATCAAAATTAAAAAACAATGAATTCAGTCTAAATAACACAGTGTTAAAGAATATAAAAATCATATTAACACCAATTGCACTGATTACCGTGGTATTTACAACAATTAATATAATATATTTTATTGTTTTTACAAGGGAAATACTGTCTATTACTTACGTAGTAAGCATTGCACTTTTAATCCCTAATATCTTATTATACAGTTTTTTATTCTTAATGGGCATACCGATGACTATGGGGGATGCTTTATTTGATATTTTTGGAATAAGAATGGGTGTAAGCTTATATAGAGAATTTACTTTTATAAATATAGTGCTTATGATAGTGATATTATTAATAACCATTCATAGTATGTATAAAATATATAAAAATAATAAAGAAGATTTTGTAGAAAAAATGTCTAAAACCATTTTAGCCATGGGCATTATGAATATGTTCATTGCCATATACTCAAGACAGAGGTATTCTTTTAGTGACATAACTTTTTACACAGGAATTAATCCTTTTGCTGCATTATTTATTACCGTTTTATTTTTTGGTACAATGGCTTTATTGGTTTACTATTTAAATAATAAAAAATTTATATTAAGCATTCATTCTATTTTTACCGACTTTAAAATAACAATTTTTATAGCCATAGGATTACTCATTATAATCAATCATATATTTAGTTTTAACGCTGTAAAAAATGATGATTTATTAGAAGTGATTTATTATAATTCTTACAGCGTTGTTGATGTTTTTCACTACAGTTTTGGTTTTGGTTACAATGCCCTGTATAATATACTTAATCAACTCTTTTAAAACACAATAGCTTTGTTTCTAAATAATATTATTTAGTAATAAAGCTATTATTTTATAATATAAATTGATTTTTTTATGATTTTATGAAAAAAAATATAACAATTAGGTCATACTATTAGAAAAGGTAATGAGGAGATATAGTTATGAAAAGATTTTTAGCAATTGTTGTAGCCAGTATGTTCATTTTAACAAGTTGTACCAGTCAAGGAGACTCTAATATACATAATTACGCTTATCCCATACTAGAATCTACTCATTCATTTAATAAAGATGATATAGAGCAGCTGAAACCTTTATCAGAGGATATATGTATTGTACCACCGGAATACGAGAATACAGTCAGAGTTGATTTGAAGACAACTTCAAATTTATTAATTGATGTTCATAACCAAGAAGTATTATATGCAGAAGATATTTTCAAAAAAATATATCCAGCAAGTATTACTAAAATTATGACAGCGATTCTATTAATAGAACATGGTGACTTAGAAGAAGAAGTGATTGTTGAAAGTGAGTTTAACCATTTGGTTTTTGATGCAAAAAGAACTGGTTTACAAAAAGGTGATGTTATTACAGCAGAAGATTTATTATATGCTATTTTACTAGATTCTGGTAATGATTCAGCTATTGTTGTAGCAGAATATATAGGTGGCAGTGTAGAGCATTTTGTAGAAATGATGAACCAACGTGCAATAGACATAGGGGCTGTTCATACTCAATTTGCTAACCCTCATGGGCTTTACGACGAAAATCAGTACACAACAGCATATGATTTGTACTTGATTTTTAACGAAGCCATAAAAAAAGATGAATTTAAAGAAGCCATTAAATTACCTTACTATAACATAACATACAAAAACAATCATTCAGAATTGGTCAATAAAACATTAATGAACACCAATTTATTTTTGCACAATATATATCCAGTGAATAGCCAAAGCATTATATGGGGTGGAAAAACAGGATATATAGAAAAGTCGGGATACAATTTGGTGTTATTAAGTTATATAGATGACAATCCGTATATATCCTTAATTATTGGTTCTCAAACAAGAGAAGCGTCATTTGAGGATATGACTAAGTTACTGAATTCCATACAGATGATTAACTTAAGATAATAAAAAATAATAATTTTCCTTAATTTATTGTAAAGTGAAATGAAACAACATATAATGAATTATATCAATCATAATTAATAACAATGATGGCAATCTATCATTCAAATTTAACTTCTAACTTCAATAGTATTCATTAAATTAGATTACTCCAGTGTATAAGTAAGTTGTTGTCATTATAAAAAATGCATGAATAGCTATTTTGTTTAATGACCCTATATTTATAAAATATAGGTTGTTAGTATAGTAACCAAGCAATTTTATTTTTTAAAGGAGGAGATTACTATGATTAGTATTCTAGCTGGTGACACTGGAGATGGAAAGACAAAACAGTTAATGGGTATGGCAAATACGTCTGTTCGTACCCTAAAGGGCAATATTGTTTTTGTAACCAATAGCAATCGGTATAGTTTAGAAATTAACCATAAGATAAGGTATATTAATGTTAAAGAATTTCCAATAATGGATTCAAATGAATTTTATGGTTTTGTATGTGGGATTTTATCTGAGGATCACGATATTAATGAAATATATTTGGATAGTTTATTAAAACTTGCTACAATTGAAATAAGTGAAGTAACGCCCCTAATTGAAAAATTAGAAAGAATATCAAAAAGATATAACGTGAAATTTATTTTGGGTCTTAGTTGTGAAGTGTCTAATGTTCCCAATGGATTAAAAGAGTATTTAGTGGCATAACACAAAGGAGGTAGATAATGATATCTACCTCCTTATGCATTTATTCTTCGTTTTTAAGTCTTCCAAAGTATGTTATAGCATATAAGCCTGCAATACCTACTAGGGAGAAGATTACTCTGCTAAAAGCTGATTCAGCACCACCAAATAAAGCACCAACCAAGTCAAAGTTAAAGAAACCTACAAGTCCCCAGTTGATGGAACCGATTACAACTAAAACTAAAGCTATATAATCTAAAGTCTTCATTTTTATTTCCTCCTTTATTCTATCTATTAATAGTGTGTCTTTTTTTTAAAATTTTATTATGTTATTATTTCTCAATTTTACTTTTTTTAAAAAATGATGAGGTTATGCATTTTTTCAGAAATAAAACGATAGAATAATATAAAAAAGCAAAGAGGGTAAATGATGAATAAAATATTGACAAATAAGGAACAAAAGGATTTTATCTATTCAATATTAGAACCTAATTTAAAGTTTAAAAAAGAGGATGGAAGCGAAGATAAACATGCCATTAGTCGATTTCAAAAAGAAAATAATTTAGAGGTTACATCCAAATTAGATGAAGCCACATTTAAAAAACTTATGGATCAAGTTAATGGTTTTGAAGACTATATCATAAAAAAAGATGATAAACTATTTGATTTAATGAAAAGAAAAAAGTCTTTGTGTCATAAAACCCTAACAGCCAATCCAAAACTTAATCCTTTTTTATTAAATGAAGGTCAGTCCATTGCCATTCCATATAATAAAAATGTGGTGCCAACACATCTTAATTATACATATGACATTTTAGAAATGAATTTGAAATCTTTATCTAAAAGATATCCGTTTATAAAAGTTGATTCTATTGGAAAAAGTGTTGATAACAGAGCTTTATACCGTGTAAGACTTGGGAAAGGAAAAAAAAGAGTTAGCTTTAACGGCAGCCACCATGGTAATGAATGGATAACATCGTTGTTTTTAATGGTTTGGCTAGAAAACTTTCTAAATGTATATTCTTACAAAGGATATATTAAAGGCTATAGCACAGCAAAGATATGGAATCGAGTGACCTTAGATATTATTCCAATGGTTAATCCAGACGGTGTAGAGCTGGTTACCAATGGATTGAAAAATATTATTAGAAATAGAAATAGACTTTATAGATGGAATAATTATCAAACGAATTTTTCTAATTGGAAAGCTAATATAAATGGCGTTGACTTAAATAGAAATTATGATGCCAATTTTAATGGGTATAAAAAAGTTGAAAAAGAAATGAATATATTTGGGCCATCACCAGCATTATATAGTGGTGATTTTCCAGGTTGTGAACCTGAATCAAAGGCAATGATAGAAACAACATTAGAAAACAAATATGACTTAATGATGGCTTATCATACTCAAGGAGAAGAAATTTTTTATACGCCAATTACGCCAAGCAATAATGACTCTAACTATCAGATGGCATTAGAATTAAGTGAGATCAGTGGCTATCAATTAGCTGTTCCCGATGTATCTCAAGCATATGCAGGCTACAAAGATTGGTTTGTAACACAGTTTAAAAAACCAGGGTTTACAATAGAAGCTGGAAAAGGCACAAATCCAATCCCAATTCAACAATTACCTATAATATATGAGCAAAATGAAGCAATGCTACTTAAAGCACTCTATATGTAATTCATTATGGTAAGATAAGATTATATAAATAAGTATTTTAAATTAGTAAAAAACGTACTATAATACTTACATAGATAAAACAATTTTAATAGGACTATGGTAACAGAATGCCAAGATAGTTATTGAGATTATTCCTAAAATGATATAAAATAAAGGAGCATATGAATGCATAATAACAAAAGACTATATTACAAATACTCAGATTATCTAAAAGATAAATATCAAGATAAAGTGTATAAGTTACCTGTTAATTTACCGGTGACTTGCCCAAATCGTTTGCAAGGTGAAAAAGGCTGTCATTTTTGTGCAGAAGTAGGAACAGGCTTTGAAATGCTATCAGATAAAATAGATGTAGAAAATCAGTTATTAACGAACAAAGCGTACATAAAGAAAAAATATAAGGCCAACAAATTCATAGCCTACTTTCAAAATTACACCAATACATTTTTACCCTTAGATGATTTTGAGAAATACATTAATGAAGCTATTATTGATGATGTGGTTGAAATTGCTATATCTACTCGACCAGATTGTATTAGAAAAGATTATCTAGAAGTCTTATCAAAAGCAAAAGAAAAAGGTGTTGAAATAACTATAGAATTAGGGCTT
The genomic region above belongs to Natranaerovirga hydrolytica and contains:
- the minE gene encoding cell division topological specificity factor MinE, producing the protein MSLSNLLNRKSSSSTAKDRLKLLLIHDRANCSPEVLEMLKSDIINVISDYMEIDKEGLEFEITQTQSDSSDASVPALYANIPIKSMRSMYKK
- the minC gene encoding septum site-determining protein MinC, which translates into the protein MTNNNVLIKGNKYGLTIILDKHVDFEIVKDQLKDKIVEASKFFEKAKLAITFENRELTNDEQRELIEVITNHSSINVICVMDNSEKEELHFKKKLDEKLQELSFNTGQFYKGTLRSGQLLEVENSIIVIGDINPGAKIISKGNIIVIGSLKGTVYAGAGGNENAFVVALEMLPMQIKIGDIIARSPDNQSMAPKTNKDPHIAFVDQGNIFIEPLSKNIINEINLM
- a CDS encoding methylglyoxal synthase; translation: MNIGLIAHDTKKKLMQNFCIAYRNILSQNELYATGTTGRLIEEVTNLTVHKYLAGHLGGEQQLGAQIAHNQIDMVIFLRDPLSPKSHEPDVGAVMRLCDVHNIPLGTNLATAELLIKALDRGDLDWRNILK
- a CDS encoding zinc ribbon domain-containing protein; this encodes MFCKNCGKAVKKDGKFCNHCGTKVEGKIQKHNEESSNTLEGYTFNQETLWMALKITSVSLGVTFFLSTLVSLIYFWIQKSNAFMSRSYEVFDIVNVMNHSLFNKLTMNGDGQVIRFLVLLLIPILAIFIGYKIFYRKSELILDGILALCNGLFFSIINLIITLIIRSENMTYASFYTFFNTFFIVAVISFVLSKLKNNEFSLNNTVLKNIKIILTPIALITVVFTTINIIYFIVFTREILSITYVVSIALLIPNILLYSFLFLMGIPMTMGDALFDIFGIRMGVSLYREFTFINIVLMIVILLITIHSMYKIYKNNKEDFVEKMSKTILAMGIMNMFIAIYSRQRYSFSDITFYTGINPFAALFITVLFFGTMALLVYYLNNKKFILSIHSIFTDFKITIFIAIGLLIIINHIFSFNAVKNDDLLEVIYYNSYSVVDVFHYSFGFGYNALYNILNQLF
- a CDS encoding DUF378 domain-containing protein, whose product is MKTLDYIALVLVVIGSINWGLVGFFNFDLVGALFGGAESAFSRVIFSLVGIAGLYAITYFGRLKNEE
- a CDS encoding D-alanyl-D-alanine carboxypeptidase family protein, with translation MKRFLAIVVASMFILTSCTSQGDSNIHNYAYPILESTHSFNKDDIEQLKPLSEDICIVPPEYENTVRVDLKTTSNLLIDVHNQEVLYAEDIFKKIYPASITKIMTAILLIEHGDLEEEVIVESEFNHLVFDAKRTGLQKGDVITAEDLLYAILLDSGNDSAIVVAEYIGGSVEHFVEMMNQRAIDIGAVHTQFANPHGLYDENQYTTAYDLYLIFNEAIKKDEFKEAIKLPYYNITYKNNHSELVNKTLMNTNLFLHNIYPVNSQSIIWGGKTGYIEKSGYNLVLLSYIDDNPYISLIIGSQTREASFEDMTKLLNSIQMINLR
- a CDS encoding M14 family zinc carboxypeptidase, translating into MMNKILTNKEQKDFIYSILEPNLKFKKEDGSEDKHAISRFQKENNLEVTSKLDEATFKKLMDQVNGFEDYIIKKDDKLFDLMKRKKSLCHKTLTANPKLNPFLLNEGQSIAIPYNKNVVPTHLNYTYDILEMNLKSLSKRYPFIKVDSIGKSVDNRALYRVRLGKGKKRVSFNGSHHGNEWITSLFLMVWLENFLNVYSYKGYIKGYSTAKIWNRVTLDIIPMVNPDGVELVTNGLKNIIRNRNRLYRWNNYQTNFSNWKANINGVDLNRNYDANFNGYKKVEKEMNIFGPSPALYSGDFPGCEPESKAMIETTLENKYDLMMAYHTQGEEIFYTPITPSNNDSNYQMALELSEISGYQLAVPDVSQAYAGYKDWFVTQFKKPGFTIEAGKGTNPIPIQQLPIIYEQNEAMLLKALYM
- the minD gene encoding septum site-determining protein MinD, whose translation is MGEVIVITSGKGGVGKTTTSANIGTGLAMLDKKVVLIDADIGLRNLDVVLGLENRIVYNLIDVIEGNCRLRQALIKDKKYSNLHLLPAAQTKDKAAVTPEQMLKLTESLKEEFDYIIIDCPAGIEQGFKNAIAGADKALVVTTPEVSAIRDADRIIGLLEANEIRNSRLIVNRLRMDMIRRGDMMNINDVVEILAIDLIGAVPDDENVVISTNNGEPLVGNETLSGKAFMNICKRITGEDIPIIDFDGEKSFMKKLRNMMKFGN
- a CDS encoding FtsW/RodA/SpoVE family cell cycle protein, with the protein product MFRNYDFRRYDFLLALLVIGVAIFGIIAISSASEDEFYKRQILGLLLGIIAMVVMSLIDYKLIGKFYWVIYFVNIGLLLYVLAFGHTVNNATRWINLEFINIQPSEFSKIFMTIFIAVYLHKNKDRINNFIVLIGLGVLVAIPTFLISQQPDLSTSLVLMFILVMMIFVAGINYKYILIALGLLIPAVITLFWYVEQPDQRLLEDYQVRRIMSIRYPEDYLLEEGWQQFNSISAIGSGQLHGKGIASGEVTSVNNANYLSEPQTDFIFAIIGEELGFIGTSLLLIVLLTILLKCILIAKDATDMYGVLIVVGVVSIILFQTFVNVGVATALLPNTGIPLPFVSYGISSLVSTMMGIGIILNISMQRKSLFKRG
- a CDS encoding twitching motility protein PilT; its protein translation is MISILAGDTGDGKTKQLMGMANTSVRTLKGNIVFVTNSNRYSLEINHKIRYINVKEFPIMDSNEFYGFVCGILSEDHDINEIYLDSLLKLATIEISEVTPLIEKLERISKRYNVKFILGLSCEVSNVPNGLKEYLVA